Sequence from the Deltaproteobacteria bacterium genome:
ACGCGGTCTTCCCATTTGGGTTCGCCGCATTTGGCGCGAACCTTGGTGACGATGGTGCCGGGCGTCATCAGATCACCCTGGCAACGCAGGTCGGCGGCCTGGATTGGAGCCGCCAGTCCGGTCAGAAGGGCCAGAACGAAAAAAAGCTTTGGCATGGGGTGTC
This genomic interval carries:
- a CDS encoding DUF2845 domain-containing protein — encoded protein: MPKLFFVLALLTGLAAPIQAADLRCQGDLMTPGTIVTKVRAKCGEPKWEDRVGEITVIRDGRERTLYITEMTYEVGSGYYVLTFEGGELKKTEYYQH